Within the Onychostoma macrolepis isolate SWU-2019 chromosome 14, ASM1243209v1, whole genome shotgun sequence genome, the region GGTGTTCTTCAGTGCTTGGTTCATCTGTAGGGTGTTCTTCAGTGCTTGGGTCATCTGCACGCAATTCTTCAGTGCTTGGTTCATCACGGTTGTCAGTTTGAGAAGCAGGACTGGCCACAGGTGTGGGACCGGCGTCACAAGAGGGTGTCACCTCACACACGTCACAGGACGTCTCTGTGTAGTCAGGCTCAAAGGCTTCCTTCAGCTCTCTGGAGATGTGAACCCAGCTCTGAGAATATAATGAGAGGGTTACAGCGCATCCAAATCTGAAGAGCACATTTACTGATAATGACCTCATAGGAACACAGTATAGGAGCATTAAACGAGTGGATACCTCAACATTTCCATCATGTTTATGAAACAAATCCTGTAGGTTCTTGCTAGGGTCAGGCACGACTGTAAGTAAGATGATCTTTTtcctgtatataaataattattgcaataataagaattattattactCAGGTTTTCTGAAGAGAAATGTAAGATTTGTTAAAGACCAGGTAAAGAACAGTTAAGGCACAAAACTGAAGGGAACACAATACATCAAGTGTAAATGTATAGGGAGAACACAATGAGatcttttaactttttaaagcttttaaatgACCTTTTCTCTTTTAACCCAattctttaattaatttaaattgaattaattttacaaatatatatatatatatatttatggaaATTAATTTTACTGAACATTTTGTatgatacatttacttgagaagcaaaatgacaagAAAGTTTTGTGAAAACACAACTTCATACCTTCATTTTCTATctcaaataaatttattttgattaaagaacgtttagatatttaaactaaaaaacaagacaaaaatacagagaCTATTATTCACTTTTGTAGtgaatgcaacatttaatgccatgactTTTTAAGGCTTTTTAAGACCCTAATTGTGGAAGGGTgtctttttaagacctgcagatACACTGATTACATTATATTACtgcaataaaataatctttaataTCATCtcaagtatataaataaaacattttatgtcttaTGTCTTTTAAACATCTCTCACCTCTCACAATAACACAACAAACCCAGCAGAAACAGCAGAAGGACTGACAGAACACCATAAAACCCCTGCCACCTGCCTTCTCTGCTGATCCCTACATAACACAGAAACATGATGGGGAAAAAACTGTAAGACGACAAATGAGAGCAAATCCATCCATGTCCCTCACTCTGTGATAGTAGCATCTCACCGTTGCCCGACTCCACCGGGGTACTCCAGTCACTCCAGAGATCTGAACCACCGCAGGCATCAGCAACAGTGCTCCGCACTTGGAAAACATAGGGCATGTTCTGTGAGACGTGAGACAGACTGTATGACGTCCGTGTAACGTTTACGAACTGGGAGCAAAAGAGAGATGAAGATGAGACGGTTGGCTAGGGCTGTCACGATTATGAAATTTGGCTGACGATTAATTGTCTAAAAATAGTCACGGTTATTGCGATTAATTGTCTGTTTTTTATGGCTTTCATTAtataattgtgattaatttaaGGGTTCAGTAAATAATTATGATATTATCATTTAATCTTTCTTTAGTTATTATTTTGCAGTGTAAGATTACACAGAGTATTCCAAATTCTAAGAATCGGCCAATACAGATCCAACACCAgcgctattttttttttctacaccaCTACAAAATATCAATACTGTGTTTGTGTAACTAATAATCACTGTTTTATAATAATCAGCTAACCGTTGCGAATCAGGCTAAAGTAAGTTATGtgagctggttatgtacttgctcaaacaTTGATTTCGCATAATTTTTAACctaaaaaagttacggactgcagctttaaatttaacaatgtaaatataattatgtcCCTCACATGAAAACCAAACTGGTGCTCTTCTGTTTCTTTAGGTGTATGACTCCCCCTTGTGCCGTATAAAAAGCACAATAATCGTTAGATCAAATAATCGTGACAGGCCTACAGTTGGCAGTTTGAATGCAAAATGATCATCATATGATATCTCTGGTCTCACCTGTCTTGTGTCTTTCAGGTTGCGCACCATATAGACTACACAGGTTTTTTGGAGGGGGGAACTGCTGTTCCACTGCAGTGAAAGTGTTCCGTCCTGCTCATTCCACACCACGGAGAGGTTATAGGGTGGGTTTAACTGcactaaacaaatatatgtacaaacacaaacacatgagcCACTGGTTTGGATGGAATTATTTCAGATCATTTACAACAGACTCATTAAACATATCTAATTCAATATGTGATAATGGACCATCAGTTATTAtaacaaaaatcataatagGGTAATGAGGAACTTAATGTACTCAATTATTACATGGTTATTTACAAAATAAGTAAgtggaaataaaatattgatttgagtttaaattattttattatgcaagAAGAAAGACACTGTGGAGTGATAGAAGACATCTAGAACTACTGTAGCATAAGCTGAAATCTGATCCCTGGGATAATGGTCTGTTGGTCATGTGAAAAATATTGGGCAAAAGAGTGCTGTGACTGACCgataatcaaaaaaaaataaagagagaaataaaataataaaatgaaatattcaacTGGAAGGGTGAagaaattatgtaaattatttaactacactactattcaaaagtttgtttgGTAAagtctttaaaagaaaagaagtctCTCATGCACACCGGGggttcatttatttgattggaAAAACACAGGAAAGCAATTATATTATGAAATACTACATTTAATAgaaccattttctattttaatatattttaaaatgcaatttatttctgtgatgcaaaatcttcagtgtcacatgatccttcagaaatcattctaatacgctgatttgctgctcaagaaacattaattgttattatagaTATTGATAACAgttgtgcagcttaatatttttgtggttatcaattttgtcaggattctttgatatgGAGAAGGCTCacaagagcagcatttatttgaaattaaaatatgtattataattattctaatattctaatattacaaatattacattttactattactgaacaacaacaaacaaatcaaaaaagCTTACTAATCCCAattttttgaacagtagtgtagatTCACAAGCATTCTGTGAAAGACCATTGGAATGTTGCaaatctgtttgttttcttaccTGTTCTGTGGAGGGAATCAAATTCTTTTGAAAAAGTGTGGTTTCTTTCAGTGGATACATTTGTATAAAATTTGTTAAACTTCAGACCAGGGTCTTTGAGAGGAATTCTGCAGCCTACAGTGTAACTGTGCTCCATTATGTATTCTGGACAGTCTTGTGTGGGATTATGTAGAAAtctgatgaaaaaaaacaaacaaacaaaaaaacccccacaaaaacaaaataaacatatcatcaatattaatgatatatatatatatatatatatatatatatatacacacatacatacacacacacacagttgagATCACAATTagagaattgttttttttttttttacaattgtgACACTGGAtgtgaaaacccagctaaagtcatttttttgtgatttgatattttctacataaaatcatCCTTCATAAGGTTAAGAACATTCTGTAAAAATGTAACcttgatatctttaatactgACTGAGTAAGGCCATGTCAAAGATTGAAATCATATTGAAATTAATGGTTGAAATCAAACTTTGATGCTTATTATCTTGTAATTAGAGACTTTAGCCTGgatttcacagacagggttacAATTTTATGACAAAACCTATTTAACTGGCAACATTCCTCTAATTTTCACTTTGATTGCAGTATGGCGGGCTGCTCTAAAGTGACTGAAACCGTGCGACAGGAGGTTGTCCAGATGAAGGCCAGTGCACTGTCATTCCCAATCTGTAATTTCTCATAAACTGCAGCTTTACAATGACACTATAATTCATTCAAGTCCCCCCAAAAGGCTGGCCGTCCATGGAAGACAAATACAAGAGAAAGCAGGATAATGTGGAGACTCTCAGTGGAGAATCGGTTCAACACTGCAGCTGGAATTGCTTGCCATTTCAGTGCTGAACAGGGTAAGGATCCGTCTCGGCACGTTTAAGAGAAGTTGGACTGCAAACGCACTCTCCAGTGACCAAAACTCTCATCAGCAGAAAGAGTCAAAAGGCTAGACTAACCTTTGCTGAGGAGCATGTGGTGTGGACAGAGGAGAACTGGTCCAAAGTTCACTTTAGTAATGAGagcaagtttaatttatttggctCCAATGggaaacattttgaacattttgactGAAGCCCAAGTGCGTAAAGAAGTCAGTGAAAGGTGGAGTTTTCTACAGCAGGGGTTGGGCCTCTTATACAGACACAATTATACAGATACATGGCAGAgtgaatgcaaatgtttatCAGAACCTCCTTCAGCAACATTCAATACCTTCCCTGCAATCTCCAAATCAgcttaggcaaggcaaggcaagtttatgtatatagcacatttcatacacagtggtaattcaaagtgctttacataaaaggaagtgaaaaagtcattaaaaaaaaaaaagtcacaacaataaaaacaaggaattaaaaaaataataataataaaaacaagatataaaaatgtatttaaaaagaatttaaaacagttaagaatagaaaattatacatagtgcaatcagctcggacgtagcacagtgctcatttgacaaatgcacagctaaacagatgagttttgagtctggatttaaatgtggctaatgttttagcacatctgatctcttctggaagctggttccaactgcgggcggcataatagctaaaagcggactccccttgttttgtgtgaacccttggtatttctaactgactcgatcctaatgatctgagtggtctgttaggtttatattcagtgagcatatctgcaatgtatttaggtcctaggccattgagtgatttgtaaatgagtaaaagtactttaaaatcaatcctagaTGTAACCGGAAGACAGTTGTACAGCCTACAATTTTCATGCAAGACAATGCCCTTGTCACACTGCAAAGTGGGTAAAGCAGTTCCTTGAAGCcaagaacattaaaataatgaaatggccAGCACAAAGTGATGAAAACAactatttcagaaaaaaaaattaagtatttaTAGACTGTTGTCTAATTTTGATCTCcactgtatatgtgaccctggaccacaaaaccagtcttaagtgtacatttttcgaaattgagatttatgcatcatctgaaagctgaataaataagctttccattgatgtatggtttgttaggatctgccaatatttggccgagatacaactatttgaaaatctggaatctgaggatgcaaaaatatcaaaatattgagaaaaccaccttcaaagttgtccaaattaagttcttagcaatgcatattactaatcaaaaattaagttttgatatatttacggtaagaaatgtacaaaatatcttcatcgaacatgatctttaattaatatcctaatgagttttggcataaaagaaaaatgtgtatttttgacccatacaatgtatttttggctactgttacaaatataccccagcgacttaagactggttttgtgggtCCAGTGTCACATATATACATTTGGGACTAATGTATTAGGGAAGGTGAGTGAAATGGGCTGTGACTTACGCACTGCTGAAGGTGTAGTTCATTGTTGATATGTTTGGGTGCCAGAAGCACTCCACATACTCAAGGTTGATGATCTTACACTGCACACCTACATGGGCCAAGATGATTCaaagtcattcatgtaaaaaaaatcattaaaggggtcatatgatgctgttttaaagatcattattttgtgtatttggtgtaacagaacatgttgacatgctttaatgttcaaaaaacacattatttttcaaatatagtacattattgtagttcccctatgccccgcctctctcaaacatTTTCTACAAAACCCCTCCTTCCAACAAgagcagtctgctctgattggtcaactgacccagtgcattgtgattgcccgaacaccacaagcacgcgtcggaaatgtaaggccccttaccataatcgtGAGATTCAGCTTTCAAGTTAGTTTTACAAttatcagttcaagcccgaaaggggaacagagtcgcgtgacagacacagtgacgATGCTTctatgtatttgcagtacacaaacACGGGCTGTAcactccactgtgatgtgaccctgttcccctcacacacacacacacgaatgaatgagccgttttaggggggcgtggcagagtctctctttgtgtttgaaaCTTTAGTCTTTGAAACTTTGGGGATctcatctatgcacaaacagcttgtaacactccaaagagaaagaaacacttgaaattgcatcatatgacccctttaataatttttttcacttcactttttttttttactttacttttgaaTTTCAGTTTCACGCAACCCACTAATCAGCATCGTCACaaccatcacacacacaaatgactTACAAGAGAAATACCATGGAAATCCCCACTAAAGCCATCCAAACGCATCTCTCAAATTTTTGTCTTTTAGAAAACCAAATCTAAATGCAAACATACAATCAGAATCCTCTAATACAAACAGCATTATTATTAAGAATTATAATCCCAATCTTGTGATAAATTGTTTGCTCACCTTTAGTTTTTAACCCCATTaaccataaaaacattattcagCACAAAATTGTGTGTAATTATATACTTACTCAGATCAACTGTTGAACAGCATTGTTGAAAggatagaaataaaaacaaaagcgcAATATATAGTTTTGATGTGTGAATGTAAGTCATGCTCTCCTCTGAGCGTCTGAGTAACAAATGACTGAGGTCTAATACTACACAGGATGTTCACTACTGCGTGTTTCCTTCACAACTTCCGCTTCTTTTAGAATAAATATCTTGATAAGCAACCTGACATTTCCATTGTCACTTCATAGAACAAAGCCATAAGGAACAAAAATAggtataaaataacatttttattaaatactgtaatttactGTTAGATAACAgcttttttcatcttttaacaCAAATAATGTGTCAAAAAAGACAGCACTGCATAATACAGCTGCACACTTATGTCCGTACCATTATTATACACTCCAGTGCATTTATCATCAAAGGTCAATTATCAGTTTGGGAAGAACCAgttcttctaaaaaaaaattgactccTGAGGGTCCAGTGCAGGTTTTCTCATTGAAACAGCCTGTGCCCAAATTCTCATCAGTAACCGTCCCGGTTCAAGAGAGAGCTCTCAAACAAGTCCAACAGCCTTATCTAAAAAGTTGGCGAAGTTCTCTGGTTGACCAGGCACATAGGTTGTCAAGGCAGACAGATCCATATCCCTCAAAGTCTGAGGCAGAGTACTGTGATGAAGGGTTAAAAGCATGAACATGAACATTTGCAGTCAGCACATCAATTTAACCATAACAATAAACTTGAGCACTAACACAGTTGAGAAAGTGAATGCCCATGCCAACAAACCTGCAAGTGCAGTAGATGAGATGTGAATCTGCCTGCAGCTGCTTTGCGAGCTCCAGCTGGTGATTGTCCATTAATTTATCATTGACCACAACGAGGAGAGGTTTATTTGCTCCGAGTGCTTCCAAACAGCTTCCCGCTCCTGATTAGGATAGAGCAGATATTATGACATAtggggccggttgcataaacttcgattttaagactagtcttaaaaattAAGACTCAAATTTTTACTTCAAGATTTTTCTAATTGTTTAAAGTCCGTTACATAAAAAGGTAGATTGGTCTACTTGGAATTTGAAAAATAACACACATTACCCCTTGGGTAACTGCTGGTTGGTCAAACTAGTATGGAGGACCAAGAGtgccacttaaaaataaaatgaagaatcaatttattgatttaataattcaaacataaaaatgtatataaataaatcacttttaaatggacaaattaattgacatttaaagatgtttatttaattcgtaaataaattaaataaatgtagtttaataaaacaataaaacaatcaatttaaaaatcatttttaaatgtgtaaataaaaataaaaatttaaaactgtttatttaattcatgttttaaaacgtggattaataaaataataaaaagtacattaagcattttaaaacagcatttgGCAAACGCTTTTCTCTCTCTATTTGCCAATTgcttttctttgtctttttgcCAAATGCTTTTCTTTATCCATTTGTCAATCGAGTTAAAAAATGCCATTGGACAGTACACACGTGGGAGCACCCAATCAACTTTCGCCTCAATTTGAAGAGCCAACCCCTCTTTCGCTTGTATATGTAACACGCACTCTCATTGGACAGTTAGAAAAGCTATACGTCATTACAGTGGTAGTTTGAAGATGTAAAACTTCAGGGGAATCTGAAGGTGCTTGGCGAGGAATTGTTGATGATTGGTTAGCTTTAGCTGATTTCTGCGGAAAAAAAATTCTCCTCTTGattatcattttatatacagaaGAGTTGTAGAGTTGAGGGAAGATGTTACAAATGCGGCGGATAATTGTGGATGTACAGTAAATGGAAGGATTTGGGTTAAGTTTGATGAGGCACAGAGTGTCATTCAACGAATCAGTCCCTCGGAATGCAGCAGTCGTCACGCAATGATTGTAGTTCCAAGCATTCTTGAACAACTCCAGTCGTTGGATGTACCAGCAGAACAGACGGCAAGATGTATTGGTGTGTCGCTAAGGACAGTCCGACGAAAACTTGCACGTGAtggtttaaaaatgattttttaaattgattgttttattaaaatacatttaaaaacacgaattaaataaacatctttaaatatgtcaattaatttgtccatttaaaagtgatttatttatatacatttttatgtttgaattattaaattaaattttatttttaagtggcaCTCTTGGACCTCCATATTATTGTTAACTGTTATCTGATGATTATTATGAAGAGTTTTCTTAATTTTCCTGCATCaaaaacccaaaaatgaatttgtGTTTGGGCCAAAGTTAGCTCTAACCCACCAGCATGACTGATGACCAGATCTGAGTGTTTCATGTCCTCTGCGATCGAGTCTTTGAAACGAAACACTTGAAGTGTCAGTCCTGGACAGCTGTCTGGTTCAGGCACAACTGAGCCTCTGCCAACCTGAAGCACCACGTCTGTGTAGCCACGGTCGATTAATGCCTGCATTCAGAAACACGGAAACAGTCATTAAAGTGAGCCAGGATGAATTTAAAACCTCACGGCTTATTGCTTATAAATCTAG harbors:
- the il2rgb gene encoding interleukin 2 receptor, gamma b, translating into MTYIHTSKLYIALLFLFLSFQQCCSTVDLSVQCKIINLEYVECFWHPNISTMNYTFSSAFLHNPTQDCPEYIMEHSYTVGCRIPLKDPGLKFNKFYTNVSTERNHTFSKEFDSLHRTVQLNPPYNLSVVWNEQDGTLSLQWNSSSPLQKTCVVYMVRNLKDTRQFVNVTRTSYSLSHVSQNMPYVFQVRSTVADACGGSDLWSDWSTPVESGNGISREGRWQGFYGVLSVLLLFLLGLLCYCERKKIILLTVVPDPSKNLQDLFHKHDGNVESWVHISRELKEAFEPDYTETSCDVCEVTPSCDAGPTPVASPASQTDNRDEPSTEELRADDPSTEEHPTDEPSTEEHPADTEEHPADTEEHPTDEPSTEEHPADTEEHPADESSTEEHPADTEEHPADEPSTEEHPADTEEHPADTEEHPTDEPSTEEHPTDEPSTEEHPADTEEHPADTEEHPADTEEHPADEPSTDKEPAGQQSS
- the zgc:92907 gene encoding UDP-N-acetylglucosamine transferase subunit ALG13 homolog, which translates into the protein MKTVFVTVGTTSFDDLIGAVTSDESVKALIDRGYTDVVLQVGRGSVVPEPDSCPGLTLQVFRFKDSIAEDMKHSDLVISHAGAGSCLEALGANKPLLVVVNDKLMDNHQLELAKQLQADSHLIYCTCSTLPQTLRDMDLSALTTYVPGQPENFANFLDKAVGLV